In Salmo salar chromosome ssa03, Ssal_v3.1, whole genome shotgun sequence, a single genomic region encodes these proteins:
- the LOC106599535 gene encoding GRB10-interacting GYF protein 2 isoform X3, whose product MAETQTLNFGPEWLRALSGGGHGGGSSSSVATSPPLSPAMPKYKLADYRYGREEMLALYVKDREIPVDLHDKDFLPILQEEPLPPLALVAFTEEEQRNFSMSVNSAAVLRLMGRGGGPVGPGAPRGRSTSRGRGEERALFSLCPSQQSEEASSACVLFISTNQKTRLGRGRGDSGFYQRSFDDVEGGFGRGGREMHRSQSWEESHAESIFSPSRGDRRFEKPGRKEPEVAPTHFLMNHIRANYEEVGTGVGGLPVRKHDFTRSESENWRTSRDEVNGEDGEVGGWRLAGALACALQRDSDRWCPPSPDGPRSAGWREAHPGEQPRQRRLPFDAREDERGYRHPPSASGSLEEDGGGSLPEWCLEDAEEETGTFDSSGAFLSLKVRKAPKEPILEEAELDFRPLEECDEGLEEDGHPRETKDTDGEARREPDRKQDVGRAIEEAPPAPSPPEPLPPSQPDRVEDPEGPLEKPLERPPAPEHRPEANKVPLHTPMSNTMLDSLPIPHTVAHTLTVSAPSPTIQVQQKPLEVPVAMPAPLPFSASLMPQSTSIMAPNNMATSTGLMAPIGRPMAMPPHHTMDEDEGLKHFEQEAEKMVAYLQDGDDRLAAKSSATKPAGLPLTHEAALKWFYKDPQGEIQGPFSNPEMTEWFQAGYFTMTLLVKRGCDEVFQPLGEIIKMWGRVPFAPGPAPPPLLGDAGDQERLKRQQELTALNLYQLQQLQYQYLLRQQYAQALAQQKAQALSSAPHQQQQQQQQQINLLLQQYQALKMRTSESLLPPVTRSMSVPDSQGSVWEMQNTSQASCTSNIQQPTPSAWEGSSVWDLPIDSMAQAPTIEQMQNLEKNKAAKLELERGEAELSAKREEEEEHKRLEEEQLARHKQEEALKRQRKQQQEEAQRQQKEEEEARHAQEEALRRLEERRRREEEEERKQREEFLRKQEEERRKQEEQEALRRHEEEEEAAAVAVALVRQQQEEAKRREQEAARQQELARQRQQQQEALRRLQQQQQLAQMKLPSSSKWGQQSAVTAAAISQSQNALSLAEIQKVEEERERQAREEQRRQQAEHLKLLQQQALQEARNPQAKLSGWGSVAKQPATTKSLLEIQREEAQQVKQRKEQGGGGQQPSHPTVTQQNRAQNRATTALSPSVWGSVATSGGAPNWGGDSSIWGDSTNSNMGFWDEEVAQAPPPARKPNAQKNNKGNANLSSRANKKVEEEEKLLKLFQGVNKRQQDGFMQWCEKTLHTLNTANNLDVPTFASFLKEVDSPYEVHDYVRAYLGDTSEAKEFAKQFLERRAKQNANQQKAPPAPQNQQPTLKQQQQDSMWGVSVTGSPSLYQSNHTSLQQQARFETVTSGKKKKKQKMVRADPSLLGFSVNAASERLNMGEIETVEDF is encoded by the exons ATGGCAGAAACTCAGACACTCAACTTCGGACCAGAATG GCTCCGGGCCCTGTCTGGCGGTGGCCATGGGGGTGGTAGCAGCAGTAGCGTTGCCACCTCACCACCTCTCTCACCTGCAATGCCAAAGTATAAACTTGCAGACTACCGCTACGGGAGAGAAGAAATGCTAGCACTTTATGTTAAGGATAGGGAG ATCCCTGTAGACCTACACGATAAGGATTTTCTGCCCATTTTACAAGAGGAGCCCCTGCCACCACTGGCACTTGTAGCTTTTACAGAGGAAGAGCAG aGAAATTTTTCCATGTCTGTAAACAGTGCAGCTGTGCTCAggctgatggggagaggagggggtccgGTTGGGCCAGGGGCGCCGAGGGGTCGAAGTACCTCACGGGGTCGAGGTGAGGAAAGAGCCCTAttctctctgtgtccatctcaACAGTCTGAAGAGGCTTCCTCTGCTTGTGTCCTCTTCATCAGCACTAATCAGAAAACCAGACTAG GTCGGGGTAGAGGAGACAGCGGGTTTTACCAAAGAAGTTTTGATGACGTGGAAGGAGGCTTTGGACGCGGGGGCAGGGAGATGCACCGCTCCCAGAGCTGGGAGGAGAG TCATGCTGAGTCTATTTTCTCCCCATCTAGGGGAGACCGAAGGTTTGAAAAGCCAGGTCGAAAAGAGCCAG AAGTTGCTCCTACCCACTTCCTGATGAATCATA TCCGTGCTAACTACGAGGAGGTTGGGACCGGTGTGGGTGGCCTGCCAGTGAGGAAGCATGACTTCACGCGTTCGGAGAGTGAGAACTGGCGCACGTCCCGGGATGAAGTGAATGGTGAGGATGGTGAAGTGGGGGGCTGGCGCCTGGCTGGTGCCTTGGCATGTGCCTTGCAACGGGACAGCGACCGGTGGTGCCCCCCAAGTCCAG ACGGGCCGCGGTCGGCAGGGTGGCGGGAGGCTCATCCGGGGGAGCAGCCGCGGCAGCGCAGGCTGCCTTTCGATGCCAGGGAGGACGAACGCGGCTACAGGCATCCCCCGTCGGCCAGCGGCAGcctggaggaggatggagggggcaGCCTGCCGGAGTGGTGTCTGGAGGACGCTGAAGAGGAGACGGGCACCTTCGACTCCTCCGGAGCCTTCCTTTCGCTCAAGGTTCGA AAAGCTCCCAAGGAGCCCATCCTGGAGGAGGCAGAGCTGGACTTCAGACCCCTGGAGGAATGTGACGAGGGTCTGGAGGAGGACGGACACCCCCGGGAGACCAAAGATACAGACGGAGAGGCCAGGAGAGAGCCTGACAGAAAACAGG ATGTCGGGAGAGCGATAGAGGAGGcgccccctgctccctctcctcctgaGCCCCTGCCCCCCAGCCAGCCCGACAGAGTGGAGGACCCTGAGGGGCCGTTGGAGAAGCCACTTGAGCGACCCCCTGCCCCGGAACACAGGCCAGAGGCCAACAAAGTCCCCCTGCACACCCCCATGTCCAACACAATGCTGGactccctccccatcccccacaccgttgcacacacactcacag TGTCGGCCCCGTCGCCCACCATCCAGGTGCAGCAGAAGCCCCTGGAGGTTCCCGTGGCCATGCCCGCCCCGCTGCCCTTCAGTGCTAGCCTCATGCCCCAGAGCACGTCTATCATGGCCCCTAACAATATGGCTACCAGCACGGGCCTCATGGCGCCCATCGGAAGGCCCATGGCCATGCCGCCACACCACACTATGGATGAAGATGAGGGACTGAAGCACTTTGAACAG GAGGCAGAGAAGATGGTGGCGTATCTACAGGACGGTGATGACCGGCTGGCTGCCAAGAGCTCAGCTACCAAACCAGCCGGCCTGCCGCTCACACACGAGGCTGCTCTGAAGTGGTTTTATAAAGACCCCCAGGGAGAGATTCAGG gTCCGTTCAGTAACCCGGAGATGACAGAGTGGTTCCAGGCGGGCTACTTCACCATGACCCTGCTGGTGAAGAGAGGCTGTGACGAGGTCTTCCAGCCCCTGGGTGAGATCATCAAGATGTGGGGCAGGGTGCCCTTCGCCCCCGGCCCAGCACCGCCACCCCTACTG GGTGATGCCGGGGACCAGGAACGTCTAAAGCGGCAGCAGGAGCTGACGGCCCTCAACCTGTACCAGCTGCAGCAGCTGCAGTACCAGTACCTGTTGAGGCAGCAGTACGCCCAGGCCCTGGCCCAGCAGAAAGCCCAGGCCCTCAGCTCAGCAccacaccagcagcagcagcaacagcagcagcagatcAACCTGCTCCTCCAGCAATACCAGGCCCTCAAGATGAG AACATCTGAGTCTCTCTTACCTCCTGTGACTCGGTCCATGTCCGTACCAGACTCCCAGGGTTCTGTGTGGGAAATGCAGAACACCTCTCAGGCCTCCTGCACATCAAACATCCAGCAACCCACACCCAGTG CGTGGGAGGGCAGCAGTGTGTGGGATCTGCCCATAGACTCCATGGCCCAGGCCCCCACCATAGAACAGATGCAAAACCTGGAGAAGAATAAGGCTGCCAAG CTGGAGCTGGAGCGGGGTGAGGCAGAGCTGAGTgccaagagggaggaggaggaggaacacaaaCGCCTGGAGGAGGAGCAGCTAGCACGTCATAAACAG GAGGAGGCATTGAAGAGGCAGCggaagcagcagcaggaggaggcgCAGCGCCaacagaaagaggaggaagaggcacGGCATGCGCAGGAGGAGGCCCTccgcagactggaggagaggaggaggagggaggaggaggaggagaggaagcaaAGGGAAGAGTTCCTCCGCAAACAG GAGGAGGAGCGCCGAaagcaggaggagcaggaggcccTGAGGAggcatgaggaggaggaggaggcggcagCGGTTGCGGTGGCTTTGGTACGGCAACAGCAGGAGGAGGCGAAAAGGAGGGAGCAGGAGGCGGCGAGGCAGCAGGAGCTAGCCAgacagaggcagcagcagcaggaggcgCTCCGCCGactacagcagcaacagcagctagCCCAGATGAAG CTGCCGTCTTCCTCTAAGTGGGGCCAGCAGTCAGCAGTCACGGCAGCAGCCATCTCTCAGTCCCAGAACGCGCTGTCGCTCGCTGAGATCCAGAaagtggaagaggagagagaacgacagGCACGAGAGGAG CAGCGGCGCCAGCAGGCGGAGCACCTGAAGCTCCTGCAGCAGCAGGCCCTGCAGGAGGCCCGGAATCCCCAGGCCAAGCTCTCTGGCTGGGGCAGCGTGGCCAAGCAGCCGGCCACCACCAAGTCCCTACTGGAGATCCAGAGAGAAGAGGCCCAGCAGGtgaagcagaggaaggagcaggggGGCGGGGGCCAGCAGCCCAGTCACCCCACTGTCACCCAGCAGAACCGTGCCCAGAACAGAGCT ACCACAGCTCTGAGCCCCTCGGTGTGGGGCTCGGTGGCCACCAGCGGCGGGGCTCCTAACTGGGGCGGTGACAGCAGCATCTGGGGCGACAGCACCAACTCCAACATGGGCTTCTGGGACGAGGAGGTGGCCCAGGCTCCACCCCCCGCCAGGAAGCCCAACGCGCAGAAGAACAACAAGGGCAACGCCAACCTCAG CAGTCGGGCCAATAagaaggtggaggaagaggagaagctgCTGAAGTTGTTCCAGGGGGTCAATAAGAGACAGCAGGATGGCTTCATGCAGTGGTGTGAGAAGACCCTGCACACCCTCAACACTGCCAACAACCTGGACG TCCCGACATTTGCATCCTTCCTGAAGGAGGTGGACAGTCCGTACGAGGTGCACGACTACGTGCGCGCCTACCTGGGGGACACGTCCGAGGCCAAGGAGTTTGCCAAACAGTTCCTGGAGCGCCGTGCCAAGCAGAATGCCAACCAACAGAAAGCGCCCCCGGCCCCGCAGAACCAACAGCCAACACTCAAACAGCAACAGCAG
- the LOC106599535 gene encoding GRB10-interacting GYF protein 2 isoform X6 → MAETQTLNFGPEWLRALSGGGHGGGSSSSVATSPPLSPAMPKYKLADYRYGREEMLALYVKDREIPVDLHDKDFLPILQEEPLPPLALVAFTEEEQRNFSMSVNSAAVLRLMGRGGGPVGPGAPRGRSTSRGRGEERALFSLCPSQQSEEASSACVLFISTNQKTRLGRGRGDSGFYQRSFDDVEGGFGRGGREMHRSQSWEESHAESIFSPSRGDRRFEKPGRKEPEVAPTHFLMNHIRANYEEVGTGVGGLPVRKHDFTRSESENWRTSRDEVNDGPRSAGWREAHPGEQPRQRRLPFDAREDERGYRHPPSASGSLEEDGGGSLPEWCLEDAEEETGTFDSSGAFLSLKKAPKEPILEEAELDFRPLEECDEGLEEDGHPRETKDTDGEARREPDRKQDVGRAIEEAPPAPSPPEPLPPSQPDRVEDPEGPLEKPLERPPAPEHRPEANKVPLHTPMSNTMLDSLPIPHTVAHTLTVSAPSPTIQVQQKPLEVPVAMPAPLPFSASLMPQSTSIMAPNNMATSTGLMAPIGRPMAMPPHHTMDEDEGLKHFEQEAEKMVAYLQDGDDRLAAKSSATKPAGLPLTHEAALKWFYKDPQGEIQGPFSNPEMTEWFQAGYFTMTLLVKRGCDEVFQPLGEIIKMWGRVPFAPGPAPPPLLGDAGDQERLKRQQELTALNLYQLQQLQYQYLLRQQYAQALAQQKAQALSSAPHQQQQQQQQQINLLLQQYQALKMRSAENTTSESLLPPVTRSMSVPDSQGSVWEMQNTSQASCTSNIQQPTPSAWEGSSVWDLPIDSMAQAPTIEQMQNLEKNKAAKLELERGEAELSAKREEEEEHKRLEEEQLARHKQEEALKRQRKQQQEEAQRQQKEEEEARHAQEEALRRLEERRRREEEEERKQREEFLRKQEEERRKQEEQEALRRHEEEEEAAAVAVALVRQQQEEAKRREQEAARQQELARQRQQQQEALRRLQQQQQLAQMKLPSSSKWGQQSAVTAAAISQSQNALSLAEIQKVEEERERQAREEQRRQQAEHLKLLQQQALQEARNPQAKLSGWGSVAKQPATTKSLLEIQREEAQQVKQRKEQGGGGQQPSHPTVTQQNRAQNRATTALSPSVWGSVATSGGAPNWGGDSSIWGDSTNSNMGFWDEEVAQAPPPARKPNAQKNNKGNANLSSRANKKVEEEEKLLKLFQGVNKRQQDGFMQWCEKTLHTLNTANNLDVPTFASFLKEVDSPYEVHDYVRAYLGDTSEAKEFAKQFLERRAKQNANQQKAPPAPQNQQPTLKQQQQDSMWGVSVTGSPSLYQSNHTSLQQQARFETVTSGKKKKKQKMVRADPSLLGFSVNAASERLNMGEIETVEDF, encoded by the exons ATGGCAGAAACTCAGACACTCAACTTCGGACCAGAATG GCTCCGGGCCCTGTCTGGCGGTGGCCATGGGGGTGGTAGCAGCAGTAGCGTTGCCACCTCACCACCTCTCTCACCTGCAATGCCAAAGTATAAACTTGCAGACTACCGCTACGGGAGAGAAGAAATGCTAGCACTTTATGTTAAGGATAGGGAG ATCCCTGTAGACCTACACGATAAGGATTTTCTGCCCATTTTACAAGAGGAGCCCCTGCCACCACTGGCACTTGTAGCTTTTACAGAGGAAGAGCAG aGAAATTTTTCCATGTCTGTAAACAGTGCAGCTGTGCTCAggctgatggggagaggagggggtccgGTTGGGCCAGGGGCGCCGAGGGGTCGAAGTACCTCACGGGGTCGAGGTGAGGAAAGAGCCCTAttctctctgtgtccatctcaACAGTCTGAAGAGGCTTCCTCTGCTTGTGTCCTCTTCATCAGCACTAATCAGAAAACCAGACTAG GTCGGGGTAGAGGAGACAGCGGGTTTTACCAAAGAAGTTTTGATGACGTGGAAGGAGGCTTTGGACGCGGGGGCAGGGAGATGCACCGCTCCCAGAGCTGGGAGGAGAG TCATGCTGAGTCTATTTTCTCCCCATCTAGGGGAGACCGAAGGTTTGAAAAGCCAGGTCGAAAAGAGCCAG AAGTTGCTCCTACCCACTTCCTGATGAATCATA TCCGTGCTAACTACGAGGAGGTTGGGACCGGTGTGGGTGGCCTGCCAGTGAGGAAGCATGACTTCACGCGTTCGGAGAGTGAGAACTGGCGCACGTCCCGGGATGAAGTGAATG ACGGGCCGCGGTCGGCAGGGTGGCGGGAGGCTCATCCGGGGGAGCAGCCGCGGCAGCGCAGGCTGCCTTTCGATGCCAGGGAGGACGAACGCGGCTACAGGCATCCCCCGTCGGCCAGCGGCAGcctggaggaggatggagggggcaGCCTGCCGGAGTGGTGTCTGGAGGACGCTGAAGAGGAGACGGGCACCTTCGACTCCTCCGGAGCCTTCCTTTCGCTCAAG AAAGCTCCCAAGGAGCCCATCCTGGAGGAGGCAGAGCTGGACTTCAGACCCCTGGAGGAATGTGACGAGGGTCTGGAGGAGGACGGACACCCCCGGGAGACCAAAGATACAGACGGAGAGGCCAGGAGAGAGCCTGACAGAAAACAGG ATGTCGGGAGAGCGATAGAGGAGGcgccccctgctccctctcctcctgaGCCCCTGCCCCCCAGCCAGCCCGACAGAGTGGAGGACCCTGAGGGGCCGTTGGAGAAGCCACTTGAGCGACCCCCTGCCCCGGAACACAGGCCAGAGGCCAACAAAGTCCCCCTGCACACCCCCATGTCCAACACAATGCTGGactccctccccatcccccacaccgttgcacacacactcacag TGTCGGCCCCGTCGCCCACCATCCAGGTGCAGCAGAAGCCCCTGGAGGTTCCCGTGGCCATGCCCGCCCCGCTGCCCTTCAGTGCTAGCCTCATGCCCCAGAGCACGTCTATCATGGCCCCTAACAATATGGCTACCAGCACGGGCCTCATGGCGCCCATCGGAAGGCCCATGGCCATGCCGCCACACCACACTATGGATGAAGATGAGGGACTGAAGCACTTTGAACAG GAGGCAGAGAAGATGGTGGCGTATCTACAGGACGGTGATGACCGGCTGGCTGCCAAGAGCTCAGCTACCAAACCAGCCGGCCTGCCGCTCACACACGAGGCTGCTCTGAAGTGGTTTTATAAAGACCCCCAGGGAGAGATTCAGG gTCCGTTCAGTAACCCGGAGATGACAGAGTGGTTCCAGGCGGGCTACTTCACCATGACCCTGCTGGTGAAGAGAGGCTGTGACGAGGTCTTCCAGCCCCTGGGTGAGATCATCAAGATGTGGGGCAGGGTGCCCTTCGCCCCCGGCCCAGCACCGCCACCCCTACTG GGTGATGCCGGGGACCAGGAACGTCTAAAGCGGCAGCAGGAGCTGACGGCCCTCAACCTGTACCAGCTGCAGCAGCTGCAGTACCAGTACCTGTTGAGGCAGCAGTACGCCCAGGCCCTGGCCCAGCAGAAAGCCCAGGCCCTCAGCTCAGCAccacaccagcagcagcagcaacagcagcagcagatcAACCTGCTCCTCCAGCAATACCAGGCCCTCAAGATGAGGTCAGCAGAAAACAC AACATCTGAGTCTCTCTTACCTCCTGTGACTCGGTCCATGTCCGTACCAGACTCCCAGGGTTCTGTGTGGGAAATGCAGAACACCTCTCAGGCCTCCTGCACATCAAACATCCAGCAACCCACACCCAGTG CGTGGGAGGGCAGCAGTGTGTGGGATCTGCCCATAGACTCCATGGCCCAGGCCCCCACCATAGAACAGATGCAAAACCTGGAGAAGAATAAGGCTGCCAAG CTGGAGCTGGAGCGGGGTGAGGCAGAGCTGAGTgccaagagggaggaggaggaggaacacaaaCGCCTGGAGGAGGAGCAGCTAGCACGTCATAAACAG GAGGAGGCATTGAAGAGGCAGCggaagcagcagcaggaggaggcgCAGCGCCaacagaaagaggaggaagaggcacGGCATGCGCAGGAGGAGGCCCTccgcagactggaggagaggaggaggagggaggaggaggaggagaggaagcaaAGGGAAGAGTTCCTCCGCAAACAG GAGGAGGAGCGCCGAaagcaggaggagcaggaggcccTGAGGAggcatgaggaggaggaggaggcggcagCGGTTGCGGTGGCTTTGGTACGGCAACAGCAGGAGGAGGCGAAAAGGAGGGAGCAGGAGGCGGCGAGGCAGCAGGAGCTAGCCAgacagaggcagcagcagcaggaggcgCTCCGCCGactacagcagcaacagcagctagCCCAGATGAAG CTGCCGTCTTCCTCTAAGTGGGGCCAGCAGTCAGCAGTCACGGCAGCAGCCATCTCTCAGTCCCAGAACGCGCTGTCGCTCGCTGAGATCCAGAaagtggaagaggagagagaacgacagGCACGAGAGGAG CAGCGGCGCCAGCAGGCGGAGCACCTGAAGCTCCTGCAGCAGCAGGCCCTGCAGGAGGCCCGGAATCCCCAGGCCAAGCTCTCTGGCTGGGGCAGCGTGGCCAAGCAGCCGGCCACCACCAAGTCCCTACTGGAGATCCAGAGAGAAGAGGCCCAGCAGGtgaagcagaggaaggagcaggggGGCGGGGGCCAGCAGCCCAGTCACCCCACTGTCACCCAGCAGAACCGTGCCCAGAACAGAGCT ACCACAGCTCTGAGCCCCTCGGTGTGGGGCTCGGTGGCCACCAGCGGCGGGGCTCCTAACTGGGGCGGTGACAGCAGCATCTGGGGCGACAGCACCAACTCCAACATGGGCTTCTGGGACGAGGAGGTGGCCCAGGCTCCACCCCCCGCCAGGAAGCCCAACGCGCAGAAGAACAACAAGGGCAACGCCAACCTCAG CAGTCGGGCCAATAagaaggtggaggaagaggagaagctgCTGAAGTTGTTCCAGGGGGTCAATAAGAGACAGCAGGATGGCTTCATGCAGTGGTGTGAGAAGACCCTGCACACCCTCAACACTGCCAACAACCTGGACG TCCCGACATTTGCATCCTTCCTGAAGGAGGTGGACAGTCCGTACGAGGTGCACGACTACGTGCGCGCCTACCTGGGGGACACGTCCGAGGCCAAGGAGTTTGCCAAACAGTTCCTGGAGCGCCGTGCCAAGCAGAATGCCAACCAACAGAAAGCGCCCCCGGCCCCGCAGAACCAACAGCCAACACTCAAACAGCAACAGCAG